The genomic stretch AGCCCACACTGCACTGCTTTTAAAACAAGATGTTGCATATGTTGGAGAGTGACTTGAAGCTGTAAGGGGATTTTTTGAGGGGGGAGACCAGGTAGGATACCCTTTTGGAGGATAATGCTACACAGAGGGAGACAGCTCTGGCACAGTTTTGCCCATCCTGCCTCTGGGGAGCGGTCCTGGAGCAAACCGTGCCCAGGTTTCATCCAAAGCAGTTAGTTTGCTTGCTTCAAAAGAGATCCAGAATTAAGCTCATGTAAGTGCCCTGTTACCAGCTGGGGACCAGAACATGAGGGTAAACTGTGGGGCCAAGTTATCTGACACAATAGAGGGAGAGGCTTACAGTTAAATGTAGGATTAGATTGGCGGCAATCACTTCCATACTAAGCTATAGAGGATGGTATTGGGTACTGGGGGGATGCACTTCCAGCAATGCACAAatctctgcctgtgctctgcagccagagCGAGCAGATCAGCTCTCTACTCTTCAGAGTAGCAAGTGCCCAGGTGGCCTCTATCTAGTACCCCCTCTATAACCTCAGTTGTGGGCTTTGTAGGACTAATTACACCAGTTGTGCAGCAATTCAGTGTTAAGGCAGTTTTCCTGGACATTTCCGCTAAGCTTCCTTACTGCCATTTCGCAGTATGGGCTAGATCTCCCCTTCCCTGTGGTGGCGTAGCTCAGACCATAAAGCTCACATCAGAAAGGATAAACCAGAGTTGGTTCAAAACAAAATTTCTCCCTCAATCTGAACTTATGCTATCATTATTAAAATACTGTTCTCAATGTGAGGGCCCAGatacaagaaaaaatattattattattaaaaaggggtttgaaaacaatggaaatatattttaacaacaacaacaaattgaACAGGCTTCTTAATTTTACTTCTAATTAGGGCAGCTGTTTCCTTGTAACAAGAACACAGTTATTTGAGGTCTCATGATGAGAAAGCCCAGTACAGCATGTCCAGTGCATCTTTCCTAAATGCTGGCTCTGAACAGGATAGCAAAATGGAGACCTACAACTGTGACTAACCTAGCTGTTGAGCTGGTAATGGAAGTCAAAGATCTCATCTTTCAGCCTTTCTGATTTTTCCAATGGAGGCAGAGACCCTTAACCGCTGAGTATAAACTTTGAgacagttgcattttttttcttatctgaatTTCTACATCCCTTCAAAGTAGCTCATGGGTGTGCACAGGCTGCACACTCAAAACCAGTGATCAAACCTGTTTCAGTGATCAAGTATACAGGTATAACCTAAAACAAGACTGATAAGCTACAAAACTTATCCAGGCTAtattttgaagagagggaagaagggttTTTGATTTGGaaacaaatgtgttttgtttcttatttttgcagtgaTCTGAGGTACCAATATAAGCACAACTCACTGTTTGTAGACGTGTTTAAGAAAGGTATCTGGGAAAATGTTGCTAATACTGGCCGCTAGTTGGCATTATTGATATACTGCTGTAAATGAAGGTGGTGCAATAAAAACTTGTGATGCCGGCAGTCGGAGACCTGAGGCATCCTCCTCCGTGCTTGCCTTCTCTGGCTCTGGACACTGATGGATTTTGCTGCATTACAGCACAGCCAAAGGAAGCTGGAGCTGCCCAGTCGCTGTGCCcctgcagctccttcccagccAACCCCCCTTCTTTTTGGTTTCTTGCTGCCGATATGGCCTCCATCAGTTGGTTTCCCATGAGGAGAGGAGGTGACAGCCACTTTTTGCTGCTACCCTGCCCAGGAGGAACTTGCTTACCCTGAAGTTGTCTGCCGGGGTTTTGGTTGCCACAGATGTTATGTAGCGTGTGGACCCCCCAAAAATGTTCAAGGTCTGCAGCATTAATAATTTCAATGTAGCGATAATTTGCCAGTAATTTACATGGAAGCACTTTAAGAGTACAGAGTTGTCAGGAGCCAGCTCATCTTGTGCAACAGATGGGTGTGCGTATTTTTGAAAGAGCCTTTTGTTACAGAGCTCACAGGAATTAGACTTGTCCTAATCTGCTTTGACTGGGAGTAGTTTTATGTCAAAAGACCTGATAAATAAGATATCATTGTTGAAAGAATTATGAATTAAGGTATCGGTGTTGCCTGAAGTAGATTTTGCTTGGTAGAATGAGAGCAAGTCAGCGATTCAGGCCCCAGTAGAGTAGGAATGTCAgaatagaatagaaaaaaaatcccaaaccctctttgaactaaaataaaaatctcattaaatCCTATTTTATAGAATAGTTTTCATTCAACTGTGGAGACTAATCTTTAATCAAGTAAATTCCAAGATCATTAGTGAATGGCAATGATCAGGACACTGTCTACCTCTCCCTGCATGTGTTTTATAAGTGAAATCCACTTTTGGTTTGAAATCCACTTTTAATCTTGACAATTTAAAGATAATTACAGACCACTACAATGCCGAATCTAATTCTTTGGATTATATACTTCTGAGATTCACGTTATGGTTTGCTTGTCAAAAGACAAGATCCATGTGCTGTAGTAGTGGGAGaccctaacaatcagattaagcTGCTGTTATATTTAAAACTGCTTGCTTTCCTGGATACGTCGCAATGATGTAAATGTAAAGTTTGATCAGTCAGAGATGTTTTCCCAAAAGCTGTGTTATGGATCCCTCCACCAGTTACCAAGTGTGCAAAGAGCCTTCCAGAGCCAAAGGATCTCTGAGCAGCAAATGCTTTTTAACAAAGAAATGATTAAAATAGCTACCTAAGGCTGAGATATCTTAATTGAGATCTAAGGTTTTGAGAACAGAGAAGAATCTTTTTGCATGTTTAAAATATGTGGCCTGATTTCACAGATTCTTCTTTGCATAAAGAggttcactgaaatcagtgagaatgCTCGCATGGGAGGCAGCTCCTGATTAGGGAACAAATGAATTTTGACCTTTATTAGACTGTGCCATTTCTGGCACTACTCAGTGTCCGCTTTCATTTGATAGATTCCATTGCAAATTTTACTGTACTTGCATAAATTCAACCTAAAGCTTAAAACAACagtctttggaaaagaaaactgtGTGTATAATTCCAAATGAAACTCTTCCTTCACCTGTCAGgagaaaaaatacttgaaaaatatgaAGTAATTCCCTCCTGTGTCCTTGCAATTGATTAATGTAATTTTATGTTGCACctgtcatttgttttttaataccaTTAAAACATGTATAATAGCCTAAATTATAGACCTCCAATTTACATAATGTACTTTAGAAATACTGTGGTGCTTTACTACGTATTTTTTGAGGCAGCCAGAGAGCAAAGAACATCCTAATCACATCCTTATGTGGACCAACCCATACTTTTAATGCTTGTGTTTTAGAAGATGGAGACCTCAGTGGAAGCCAAGAAAGCAGAAacgttttttaaaaagcagaaatctgaaAAATCTCCCCTGTGAATATCGCTAATAAATCAGTAACGTTGTTAATAGTAATCACAGGCATATAGTTTCACCCACTTTTAGTTTCGGCATGGTATTACTTACTCAATTCTCTCTGCTAGTCTCTGAGGGGGGATGCTACCACCAGGGCAGGGTGCAACCTAAAAACAAAGTAGCTTTCGTATCTGCCCCCTGCCTACTACAGACCCAGCTTGGAGATGAAGAGAGATGACTTGTATGCATCATAAGTAACCGCTCACGTTCCCCTTCTCTCTGGATGCTGCCCACTTGGCACTTTATGCACACAACCAGGAAAACCCCAGCTCGGTGAGCACTGCCTTAACCGAGGCCCAAAAGGAGCCAGAGCAAAGACTCCGTGCAGCCTCCCCTGCGGAGAGGGAAGCAGGCGTTGGTGTGCCTCGCGTGCGGCGGGGAGAGCGAAGCCCCCTCTTCCCACCTCTGCAGGTGCCATGGCCGAGGCGGGGGAGATTTGGGTTTTCATTCGCTTCAAACACGGCTGCAGAAGTGGAGGGGACCTCCGTGCGCTGCCTCGCCGGGGAGGTGGCAGGATTTCATCCTGTCCCTttccctgcagggctgcagcgctGCTCGACGCTTCCCCCGGGCCCGCCATGGGCACCAGCCCACATCCACACACGCAGGGCTGCCCCAGGGGAAGGGGGCCCATGGGGCCCCCATGCATCGCTGGAGGGCCCTGGGCCAGGCCGGCCATCCCTAAAGGCTCCAAGGGCCACGAGGGCTCGAAGGTGTGTATATGAGCGCACATAAGCGTATATGTAAGCGTGTGTATAACTCTGCCCTtgcccgcccccctccccggccccaaCCGCCGCCTTTACGGGAAGCGCGGCCCCGCCCCTTCGCCGCATCCGGCCCCGCCCCTGCCGGTGGGGCGGAGCCGCTATAAGAggtcgccgccgccgcttccgcccCCACTCGTTGTCGCCGCTGTTGCCGTGACGCGCCCTCAGCCCTGGCCGTGCCCGCGCCCttgcccgcgccgcccgccaccctccgccgccgcccggcgccccgcggcgccaTGATCGTGGAcagcagccgggacgcggcgcccGACGGCGGCGACGGTGGCGCCCTGAGCAGCCCCATCAACCTCGCCTACTTCTACGGGGCCTCGCCCCACTCCAGCGAGGGCAGCTGCTCGCCGGCTCACTCGGCCCCGGGTTCGCCGGGCTCCGACTCGGACCTCTCGGTGagcagccgcggcggcggcggcggccggagggaCCCCCggggcggcgcccgccccgcgctgcaAGGTACGGcgtgcccggccgcccccgcccctcccgggGCCACCCGCTCTGCGCTGACAGCCCCCCGttgccgcccgcccccgcgcttGTGGCGGCGGCGTGGCCGTtgcgcggggcggtggcgcgtGCTGGGGCGGGCGGTCGTTGGTCCGGCCGTTGGTTTTGCTTCTGACCTCGGGCTCCTTCCCGTGAGGGGCTTCTCCCGCCTTGTCCGTCTCTCGGGATGGTTTTAGTGGCTCAGTTCGCTGTTAGACTTTtgcttgccaaaaaaaaaaaagcttcttaaaaaaaaaaaaaagccaaaaaaggctTTCTATGAATGGGTGgtctttattttcacatttagAGTCCATTCGTAGGCCCTGTGGTGAGGTAGTTGCTATGGTGAGGTGCAAGGAAACTCCTAGAGAGATTAtttacttcccttttttttatGAGAAGCTTCTGCGTTTTGAGGCTTGATCTCTAACCTTGCGTGTTTTGAGTTTTTCTGAGGTTtattggtcttttttttcttttcagatttgaatatgtgtgtatatatacatatgcatatagtGCATATGTTGTGTGTGATCATGTGTGTAATATTTACCTGCTAAATCTTGTACTTTCCTTCTTGAGTCATATTATTTCTTGACTCAAGCTGAGTGCATGAAGTCATGATTTCCGgtctttcacttctgtttttaaagCCTCAAAACGGATCTGATTTTAGAGAAGTTATGAAACAGGAGAGGTCACTTGAGGGAGTGTTATGCTTGAGCTTTGAAGCAAACAGGATCTGAAAGGACAGGGCCATCCAGTATGGACATCAAAACcaagagtaattaaaaatattagttcCATGTTAGGCAAAAGCAGTTCaccagttcaatattctttaagcATTAATGTGAATGTAATGCCTGTGTTTGATATTTCCACCTCTTTACCACCAAAAGCCAAGGTGGGGGAGATTCCAGACTGATTAAACTGAAGGAATTTGCACACTTCTGAAATGGATGAGAGAGTTCTTTGGAACATCATCTTGTTTTGAAGGAATTCTCTCTTCTCATTTGAAAGCAAAGTTCTAGGTTATTTTCCATAAGCTTTGTTTCAATTTTCTTCTAATGAAAATTGAGTTGATGGCTTAAGTGTTGGTTCTGTTTCGTGTCTCAGCAGTTGATCAACACATGGGGGGAGGAAAGCAACACAGAGGACCTTTCCAGGGGGTCCGTGTGAAGAACTCGGTGAAAGAACTGCTGTTGCACTTCAGAAGCAGCAAACAGATGTCCTCGGGCTCTGCTACTGATGAATGCAAGGTAATGAACATTTTTCAGCACTGACATAATTGGGTTTAATGATTCCTGAAGTTGGCAAAAAAGGCATGTGATAACACTAAAAACAAGTCTACTGTTTTATCTGATGTGGATGGAgtcagtatttttcctttccaatgCATAATGGAAAAAGAGCCAGGAAGAAATTAGTAAGAGGGTTTGCTGTGGGAGAAGGAGACACTTAGCAATGTTCTTGCTAAGCTTTATTTTCCAAAGGGAGTTCAGATAGATGTGTTGATATTGTGAAACAATGAAAACTCCCTCTTAACTCATGTGAGGTCATTCATTACAGGAGTAGGGAACTTTCTCAGAAGAGAACCACTTACTAGTTTGTCATGCTGTTGCACTCTTCCTGCATGCTGCACAGGGCATGTAGTGTGATGGCAGAGCCCAGTCTGGAaagataaaagcagaaaataagaggaaaagctGGGAAGATCCAAGATGGAGATTCTTTAGAATACTTGTTTTGAGTGAGTGGATTTCCTAGACAAGTGTTGCTGGGGGGGCGGATTTTCCATACAGAAATGTTCATGGtactgaagcaggagaaaattTGCAGGCTTATTTACATCAAATCCTTAGACCTTACTAAGGAGCAGCATCTTTTCTCTAGATTTTGTTTAGTTCTGTGCTGGTGTAAGAAATAGCTCAAAGCCTTAAGAAAAATGGTGGTTTTCATTCAAGTTCCAGAAAAATCCTCCTGTTTTCCAACTTCAATGTAATTGCTTTTAATTAAGGTTAAAAAAACCCCATGTGTTAGAATTATTCTAAGGTGTATTCTATGTTTATAGAAGTAAacctctgcttttgttttcttattcctGAAGTAACGTAATAATGGAATAACTTGAATTTTTCTCAATAGACACAAGGAGGATTGGTGAACTACGAACAGTACACAGGTACAAAACCTTTTTTAAACACCCCAATAATATTGTAAAAGTAGATTGTAAGAGTAACCTCAAAATGGATGttaaattcattttctcttcagcagagctCAAGAGCATACTTGGCCACGGTGGCAAAAGAAAGGCTCCTGAGCACCTTTCTGATGGACCGTCTTACAAACGCCAAGCTACTGTTCACCCACACCTTCTGGTAAACTTACTAATTTTACtgtgcctttatttttgtttgctttatgtaACCAGAAATTGCCagctaaataatatttaaaatttgggggtttgttttttttgtttttctggcagACACCACCCCAGACTCCAACTTCTATGGACAACATGGAGGAGACTCATAAAAATGAACCAAAGCACGATAGCAATTCTGATCTGCTTCAGAACATCATAAACATTAAGAATGAGTCAAGCCCTGTTTCTCTGAATACAGTGCAGGTTAGCTGGTTGCACCCTGTCTCTAACAATAACTCACCCAGGGAGCAATATCAAGACAGCCCAGGAACGCAGGCTTTCTCCCCATCCCAGAAGTACCAAGCATTCCAAGAACACACCTCCCAGCATATGCTCGATCCTCCTCAGCATTACCAGTTTCCTGCGTTGCAGAACCAGGATTTGTCACAGAACTACACTTCGGATCCATCCCTGGAGTACAGGCCCTTCTCTGCCAATGACCAGTCTCCTGGCTACCCGCAGAATGCCTTTGAGAGCCGTGAACTGCAGTATTGTCCATCACAAAGTTTCTCCTCTCTCTTGAATGATTCTGAAGGCTCAGAGAGTATATCCACTCCCCTGCAGCCCCTGACCAGTGCTCATCCACAGGCTGATGTCAGCACCCATACTCCAAACTTCAGCTTGGTTCCCAATAACATCTGTGGTAGTCTTGACTGCAGTGTCTCTTTGTCTACTTTGAATGTCTCTTTATCGCACCAAAACACTGCcagaagcacagcacagctgggcAAGTCATTTTTTCAATGGCAAGTGGAGCAGGAGGAAAACAAACTGGCTAATATCTCTCAAGATCAGTTCCTTGCAAAAGATGTGGATGGAGACACGTGAGTACTGTTTATCTCTGTGCTTCTGAAGTAGAAGGTTGGAGTATTCCTGTTGAGCTTATGGTCAGCCGTTGGGGTTGTATTGGAAGCTGTTCATTAACATTACTTGTCTTGGGTGCAATAGTTTCTGTAATCAAATGAAATGCATGGCCCTGCTGACAAGCTGTGATACATAGAGTTGCAGCATGTTTAGTAGATAAAGTATTTGTACCATCTGATTTCAGGCACTTACTGTTAGATTTTATCTaataaatggagagaaaaagattCTAATTTAGATGCTTTGAATTGCCCTGGGAAGAATGTACCTGTTTTCCCATCTTAGTCACCTGAATGAGGTGTCTGAGGCTGGCAATGTAACACCCCTTGCATAATGCACACTTGGATCCCTAATGACTTAAGCCCCTGCTTATATGGATGTGTAACTGCTTCCCTTCTTCCCTGCAGCTTCCTTCACATTGCTGTTGCCCAGGGCCGACGAGCGCTCTCCTATGTTCTTGCAAGGAAGATGGCTGCCCTGCACATGCTGGATATTAAAGAGCACAATGGACAGGTGAGGCTCTGAGTTTTTTTGTACCTGCTCTATGCACCTGAGTTCTGCATGTCTGGACCTTGAGGAAGGTGTAGCCAAATGCTTATTTAATATTAACCCTGAGATTTAGCATACATACTAGTATTATCCTTGAGCTATTAATACTTCTTTGGGATCACTTTGAGCTGGTAAAACTATATGCTCAACTTCTTGTCCTGGCTTCCTGGTATTTGTAATCACTGCTTAAATAATACTGGGCAGcaaggatttttatttgttttagttgCTGTTTCCTGTTAGAGATCAGATGACTAATAGCTTGTTTTCTTCTCAATGTTTGCAGAGTGCCTTCCAGGTGGCTGTGGCTGCCAATCAGCATCTCATTGTGCAGGACTTGGTTAGCTTGGGGGCTCAAGTCAACACCACAGACTGCTGGGGTAGAACACCATTGCATGTTTGTGCTGAGAAAGGGCATGCCCAGGTCCTTCAGGTAAGGATCAGATGGATGATGTAGCTGTTCCTTACCCATGGTGCTTAAACTTGTGTTAATTGTCTTGGAAAATTCTGAAAGCACAACACCTCCCCATATCTTTCACTCTGTGTGGCCTTGTAAATACATTCCAGGGTTCCACATTAATGGCTTAGTGTTGAATTTCTTAAGATTCTTGCCAACATCTTGGATTAATTCGGTGGAATCCTGAAGTATACTAAAACAAGTCTCAATACTGTTATTTATTGCACCTTCACTGTAGCAAGACTCTATATAGGCTTGAGGAAACTGTGGTTTGTGTAGATCTAAATGCCTATCTGTTCCCACTTTTGCAGGCAATCCAAAAGGGAGCCATGGGAAGTAATCAGTATGTGGACCTTGAGGCAACAAACTATGATGGTGAGTAGCTCTGAGTTTATAATTTACAGAGTTACTGGATGTTATAATGTTTTATAGCTGCTCATGAATGTTATCCTAGGTGAGAAGCAATAAAATGGAGTATATCTTTGCCAAATTGCAATTTACAATTACAATTGAAATTACATTACAAATGGCATATCTATCAGATAAAAATGGTTAGTCTCTGCCTCTTGGGAcccttttcctcttcccatcTTCTGTTAGTGAGTAATTACAATGTTTGCAGTGGAGAGTATAGGTCATTGTGGGCCACTGTGTAAAATGTCTGAGTACAAAGGATATATCAGTGGATACAGAATCTCTGGCAACAGAGAGCAGTTTGAACTGAACCTCTCTTCCATGTAATGGCTCTTTCTAAAGTATGGCTTAGAATCAAACTTTAACATACTTTGTTATTTCATTATTTACTGGCTGAGATCTCACAGTACATTACTAAACTTCTCCAGTGACTGACAACCCAAACACTGAGCCATTTGGGAGCAGTCATTATCACTTAGAAATGTGGAGCCATCTCTGGTCTTGGCAGGGGGAGAAGCTCCTTTAGCACTCCTTCTAAAACAAGCAGCCAGTCAATTAGTTCTGCACTATTTATTAATGATGACTTTTAATATTTAGGTTTGACAGCGTTACACTCTGCTGTTCTGGCACATAATGCTGTGCTGCATGAACTGCAAAACAGTCAACCCCCTCACTCTCCAGAGGTTCAGGAGCTTCTGCTGAGAAACAAAAGCCTGGTAGAAACCATCAAGACTCTAATACAAATGGGAGCCACTGTTGAAGCAAAAGTAAGTAAGAACGCAGCTTTGTGTAAAGAGCCAGCTCCTGAGAGAATATGGAAGCTGACCTTTCTCCTGCCCCATATCTCAGCCTATTTATTACAAATGAAGCAGACTAATTTGAAAGCTTTGAGTGCCTTATAGCTTAATTTATCAGAGTGGAATGAGAATGCTGCATTTGTTCAGAACACTGAAGTATTACCAATGCACATGAACCATGGGGAAAGGAGGTGACAGTTTAATTTCTGGATTAAGAATGGTAGAATGCTGGTTGCAGTTGATTCTGTCTTAAGGAAATCTTTGGAAGTATTTCGAAGTATCAGCAGTAATAGTGATGATACCCTGCTCTTGAACTGTGAATTTTAATTCAAATACACTTGCCTGTTCAGTTAGGTCCATGCTGGGCCAAACCATTACTTGGCATATCATTTGATATTTTGCTGTCTCAATTTACTACTAAGTGAGAGTTTGTCCATTGTTCATTAGctctaaatattaaaatacatagtTACATTGACTTTCAGTGAACTACAGTACAAATATGTACAATAGATGTTTTACACACAAGCTCTTTATGGTTACTCTGCCTGCTATTTTATTTGTCTGCATGTTCACCCTGGGGAGGTGAAGCACCTGCAGAAAACACtaagtttctttttttgataGGATCGTAAAAGTGGTCGCACAGCTTTACATCTGGCAGCAGAAGAAGCAAACCTGGAGCTCATTCGTCTCTTTTTGGAGCTGCCCAACTGTCTCTCTTTTGTTAATGCAAAGGTACGGTGCTTCTCTGGGCTGCAGAAGTAATCCAGAATGTGTATACATATGGCACTGTGAGTGTCCCAAGACTCATGCCCCTACCTCTCCTTCATGGTGTGTGTCTTCTCTAGGCTTACAATGGCAACACAGCACTACATGTGGCTGCCAGCCTGCAATATCGGGTGAGTCAGTTGGATGCTGTTCGCCTGCTAATGCGAAAGGGAGCTGATCCAAGTGCCAGAAACTTGGAGAATGAGCAGCCAGTTCATCTGGTTCCTGATAGCCTTGTAGGAGAACAggtaaaaatcaaaagcaaacaacaaacaaaacaatcccCCCCTCAAGccccaaaacagcaaaacaaatcttCCACTGCCATCCCCCAAACAACAAACAAGCCTTATTCCCCTCAAAGTTCTTTAGGTTTTGAGTTGTAGCTTTTAGAGAGAAGATTtggaaaatgccattttcttcGGGATTTCTTGCATCTTATCTGATCCTGACATTAAAAACAGACCTGAAATTACAGGGTTCATTTATAGCTCTTATTTTTTGTCTCAGAGCTTTTTATTGTCAAACTAGTGTGTAACCTTGCAGCATATAGGAGCTGACCTTCCCTCTCTAGTTTGTCCCAGTATGGCCTGTGATCATGTTCTTACTGTTTTTGTAATAACTAATGGTAGTTCTTAGGCCTGAATCACAGATGAAAGTCCCTGTTTCCTAGAAGCTGTATAAATATATAACAAAGATGGCTCTTGACTTAAGCTGAGTGAGTAACTCTGGTTCTTTTAATTGATTCTAATAATGAAAAATTAGATCAATTTTGGTGCAACTGAACTCAGAATCTGCCTTAGATAAATGAAGGATGCAGAGTTGGGCCTCTAGGTATTTCATGTCTTTTCAGATATGCCACACTTTAGGATGATGAATACTTAatcttttgtctctttctcttctctagaTAAGACGTATCCTAAAAGGGAAGGCAATCCAGCAGAGAGTGTCGCCATTTTAAACTCTGTGTTTCCTGGATTTCAGATAACTTACACTCACTGTCAGTTAGGCAGTCCTAATGTATCTGTAAATAGACCATTTGCCTGGTGTGGGCAAATGTTAGTTGTTTCTAtgaaacaaaagtattttgttcACTATCATATAGTGggttatataaaaaaaaaaaaaaatctaattcctCTGAGCAAATGGGAATGTTTCATTCCCAAGTATGTGGAACCTTTGCCTGG from Dromaius novaehollandiae isolate bDroNov1 chromosome 1, bDroNov1.hap1, whole genome shotgun sequence encodes the following:
- the NFKBIZ gene encoding NF-kappa-B inhibitor zeta isoform X1, with product MIVDSSRDAAPDGGDGGALSSPINLAYFYGASPHSSEGSCSPAHSAPGSPGSDSDLSVSSRGGGGGRRDPRGGARPALQAVDQHMGGGKQHRGPFQGVRVKNSVKELLLHFRSSKQMSSGSATDECKTQGGLVNYEQYTAELKSILGHGGKRKAPEHLSDGPSYKRQATVHPHLLTPPQTPTSMDNMEETHKNEPKHDSNSDLLQNIINIKNESSPVSLNTVQVSWLHPVSNNNSPREQYQDSPGTQAFSPSQKYQAFQEHTSQHMLDPPQHYQFPALQNQDLSQNYTSDPSLEYRPFSANDQSPGYPQNAFESRELQYCPSQSFSSLLNDSEGSESISTPLQPLTSAHPQADVSTHTPNFSLVPNNICGSLDCSVSLSTLNVSLSHQNTARSTAQLGKSFFQWQVEQEENKLANISQDQFLAKDVDGDTFLHIAVAQGRRALSYVLARKMAALHMLDIKEHNGQSAFQVAVAANQHLIVQDLVSLGAQVNTTDCWGRTPLHVCAEKGHAQVLQAIQKGAMGSNQYVDLEATNYDGLTALHSAVLAHNAVLHELQNSQPPHSPEVQELLLRNKSLVETIKTLIQMGATVEAKDRKSGRTALHLAAEEANLELIRLFLELPNCLSFVNAKAYNGNTALHVAASLQYRVSQLDAVRLLMRKGADPSARNLENEQPVHLVPDSLVGEQVKIKSKQQTKQSPPQAPKQQNKSSTAIPQTTNKPYSPQSSLGFEL
- the NFKBIZ gene encoding NF-kappa-B inhibitor zeta isoform X4; amino-acid sequence: MIVDSSRDAAPDGGDGGALSSPINLAYFYGASPHSSEGSCSPAHSAPGSPGSDSDLSVSSRGGGGGRRDPRGGARPALQAVDQHMGGGKQHRGPFQGVRVKNSVKELLLHFRSSKQMSSGSATDECKTQGGLVNYEQYTAELKSILGHGGKRKAPEHLSDGPSYKRQATVHPHLLTPPQTPTSMDNMEETHKNEPKHDSNSDLLQNIINIKNESSPVSLNTVQVSWLHPVSNNNSPREQYQDSPGTQAFSPSQKYQAFQEHTSQHMLDPPQHYQFPALQNQDLSQNYTSDPSLEYRPFSANDQSPGYPQNAFESRELQYCPSQSFSSLLNDSEGSESISTPLQPLTSAHPQADVSTHTPNFSLVPNNICGSLDCSVSLSTLNVSLSHQNTARSTAQLGKSFFQWQVEQEENKLANISQDQFLAKDVDGDTFLHIAVAQGRRALSYVLARKMAALHMLDIKEHNGQSAFQVAVAANQHLIVQDLVSLGAQVNTTDCWGRTPLHVCAEKGHAQVLQAIQKGAMGSNQYVDLEATNYDGLTALHSAVLAHNAVLHELQNSQPPHSPEVQELLLRNKSLVETIKTLIQMGATVEAKDRKSGRTALHLAAEEANLELIRLFLELPNCLSFVNAKAYNGNTALHVAASLQYRVSQLDAVRLLMRKGADPSARNLENEQPVHLVPDSLVGEQIRRILKGKAIQQRVSPF
- the NFKBIZ gene encoding NF-kappa-B inhibitor zeta isoform X3; the encoded protein is MIVDSSRDAAPDGGDGGALSSPINLAYFYGASPHSSEGSCSPAHSAPGSPGSDSDLSVSSRGGGGGRRDPRGGARPALQAVDQHMGGGKQHRGPFQGVRVKNSVKELLLHFRSSKQMSSGSATDECKTQGGLVNYEQYTELKSILGHGGKRKAPEHLSDGPSYKRQATVHPHLLTPPQTPTSMDNMEETHKNEPKHDSNSDLLQNIINIKNESSPVSLNTVQVSWLHPVSNNNSPREQYQDSPGTQAFSPSQKYQAFQEHTSQHMLDPPQHYQFPALQNQDLSQNYTSDPSLEYRPFSANDQSPGYPQNAFESRELQYCPSQSFSSLLNDSEGSESISTPLQPLTSAHPQADVSTHTPNFSLVPNNICGSLDCSVSLSTLNVSLSHQNTARSTAQLGKSFFQWQVEQEENKLANISQDQFLAKDVDGDTFLHIAVAQGRRALSYVLARKMAALHMLDIKEHNGQSAFQVAVAANQHLIVQDLVSLGAQVNTTDCWGRTPLHVCAEKGHAQVLQAIQKGAMGSNQYVDLEATNYDGLTALHSAVLAHNAVLHELQNSQPPHSPEVQELLLRNKSLVETIKTLIQMGATVEAKDRKSGRTALHLAAEEANLELIRLFLELPNCLSFVNAKAYNGNTALHVAASLQYRVSQLDAVRLLMRKGADPSARNLENEQPVHLVPDSLVGEQVKIKSKQQTKQSPPQAPKQQNKSSTAIPQTTNKPYSPQSSLGFEL
- the NFKBIZ gene encoding NF-kappa-B inhibitor zeta isoform X6 → MIVDSSRDAAPDGGDGGALSSPINLAYFYGASPHSSEGSCSPAHSAPGSPGSDSDLSVSSRGGGGGRRDPRGGARPALQAVDQHMGGGKQHRGPFQGVRVKNSVKELLLHFRSSKQMSSGSATDECKTQGGLVNYEQYTELKSILGHGGKRKAPEHLSDGPSYKRQATVHPHLLTPPQTPTSMDNMEETHKNEPKHDSNSDLLQNIINIKNESSPVSLNTVQVSWLHPVSNNNSPREQYQDSPGTQAFSPSQKYQAFQEHTSQHMLDPPQHYQFPALQNQDLSQNYTSDPSLEYRPFSANDQSPGYPQNAFESRELQYCPSQSFSSLLNDSEGSESISTPLQPLTSAHPQADVSTHTPNFSLVPNNICGSLDCSVSLSTLNVSLSHQNTARSTAQLGKSFFQWQVEQEENKLANISQDQFLAKDVDGDTFLHIAVAQGRRALSYVLARKMAALHMLDIKEHNGQSAFQVAVAANQHLIVQDLVSLGAQVNTTDCWGRTPLHVCAEKGHAQVLQAIQKGAMGSNQYVDLEATNYDGLTALHSAVLAHNAVLHELQNSQPPHSPEVQELLLRNKSLVETIKTLIQMGATVEAKDRKSGRTALHLAAEEANLELIRLFLELPNCLSFVNAKAYNGNTALHVAASLQYRVSQLDAVRLLMRKGADPSARNLENEQPVHLVPDSLVGEQIRRILKGKAIQQRVSPF